A single window of Pseudophryne corroboree isolate aPseCor3 chromosome 5, aPseCor3.hap2, whole genome shotgun sequence DNA harbors:
- the LOC134927117 gene encoding E3 ubiquitin/ISG15 ligase TRIM25-like has protein sequence MASADLRQELHCSICLNIYTDPVTLRCGHNFCRVCIDRVLDAQEGAGVYTCPDCRAECQERPALQRNITLCNIVGSFPSTWPDQEETGIFCTYCVDSPVPAAKSCLLCEASLCDKHLRVHSKSAEHLLCDPTTSLGNRKCSVHKKILEYYCTEDAACICVSCCLIGEHRGHQMESLDEASERKKKKLRNVLQKLTTKRAETEKRVQRLQKRRREYQRKAAGVTETVTALFRDIRRQLEHLEKRVLSEISRQEQRVSLSVSDLIQQLEIKTDELSGKMRHIEELCNMDDPVTVLQEPDTGDLCDTEDTERHDTQVRGAGDLDVGLISGTLHTLSDIITGINTGIYVQEATDLLLDVTTAANNIQISGDKKTASRSGIIQNHPVTPERFHCDQVISTRRFSSGRHYWEVDVSKSVYWRVGMCYPSIDRRGGKSLIGDNNKSWGLRRDNNQYSMRHDCRCIGLPDNIPCDRVRVYLDYEAGQLSFYVLCDPISHLHTYTTTFTEPLHAALCVWGRGCITVSVGVRSWEKLPCNTGKAI, from the coding sequence atggcgtctgctgatctgagacaggagctgcactgttccatctgcctgaacatttatacagatcctgtaaccctgagatgtggccacaacttctgccgggtctgtattgatcgtgtgctggatgcacaggagggggctggagtttatacctgtcctgactgcagagcagagtgtcaggagcgtcctgcactgcagaggaacataacACTGTGTAACATAGTGGGGAGTTTCCCGTCTACTTGgccagatcaggaggagactgggatcttctgcacttactgtgtggactctcctgtacctgctgctaaatcctgtctgctgtgtgaggcttCTCTGTGTGATAAACACCTGAGAGTTCACAGCAAGTCAGCAGAACACCTCTTATGTGATCCTACCACTTccctggggaacaggaaatgctccgtCCATAAGAAGATCCTAGAGTATTACTGTACTGAGGATGCTGCCTGTATCTGTGTGTCCTGCTGTCTAATCGGGGAACACAGAGGGCATCAGATGGAGTCGCTGGATGAGGCATctgagaggaagaagaagaagctgAGGAATGTTCTGCAGAAACTGACCACAAAGAGAGCGGAGACTGAGAAGAGAGTCCAGCGTCTGCAGAAGCGCAGGAGAGAATATCAGAGAAAAGCAGCTGGTGTAACAGAGACAGTCACTGccctgtttagagacatcaggagacagctggaACACCTGGAGAAGAGAGTCCTGAGTGAGATCTCCAGGCAGGAGCAGCGCGTTTCACTCTCGGTCTCtgatctgatccagcagctggaaataaagaCGGATGAGCTGTCCgggaagatgcgtcacattgaggagctgtgtaacatggatgacccagtgactgtcttacaggaaccagacacaggggacttgtgtgatactgaggacacagagagacatgatacccaggtccgtggtgcaggagatctggatgtgggtctcatctcagggacattacacacattatctgatataataacaggtataaatacagggatctatgtgcaggaagctacagacctgttactggatgtaaccacagctgctAATAATATACAGATATCAGGTGACAAGAAAACTGCATCCAGGTCAGGTATAATCCAGAATCACCCAGTAACACCAGAGAGATTTCATTGTGATCAGGTAATAAGCACCAGGAGAttctcctcagggcgacattactgggaggtggatgtcagtaagtcagtgtactggagggtggggatgtgttaccccagtatagacaggagaggagggaagTCACTGATTGGGGATAATAACAAGTCCTGGGGTTTGCGCAGAGATAATAATCAGTACTCAATGAGACATGATTGTAGATGTATCGGGTTACCTGACAATATCCCCTGTGACAGAGTGAGGGTATATCTGGATTATGAGGCAGGACAGCTGTCCTTTTATGTTCTGTGTGACCCCATCAGTCACTTACACACCTACACTACCACCTTCACTGAGCCACTCCATGCTGCATTGTGTGTATGGGGAAGAGGTTGCATAACTGTATCTGTCGGAGTCAGGAGCTGGGAGAAATTACCATGCAACACAGGGAAGGCAATCTGA